One genomic segment of Actinoplanes ianthinogenes includes these proteins:
- a CDS encoding bifunctional 3'-5' exonuclease/DNA polymerase, producing MLVAVLPDGRLQDLRADGGPVGPPHPVADLPAAVAAREAADQPRWVWTATADVYPALLRAGVRVARCHDLELTEALLLGHAGRWGEPRGLAAATARLRGLPVPPDRPRPEAEPPGFAQAALFDAVPPPLPASAGDLLAVYADQQRRLAATEHPGRFRMLVAAESAGALIAAEMGHTGLPWRADVHDELLRELLGPPQPVGPPRRLVELTAEINAAFGTHGLHPDLPAEVVRAFARAGIQIPNTRRWVLRQVDHPAVAPLLQFKELYRIWTAHGWNWLDAWVRDGRFHPEYVAGGVVSGRWGARGGGALQVPKVIRRAVLADPGWRLVVADAGQLEPRVMAAVSGDTKLARAAAEGDLYAALAADSFDGDRAKAKIALIGAMYGQTGGDAIPALAALRRHYPTAFDYVEQAARTGETGGLVRSWLGRTCPPAAGAQRDAGLDPPDEVAPPPGRARGRFTRNFVIQATAAEWALVLLATLRTALAGTKAELVFFVHDEVVVHCPADQAEQVAEAVRECAARAGRMLFGDTAVRFPLDVSVVGCYADAK from the coding sequence GTGCTCGTAGCGGTACTCCCCGACGGTCGGCTGCAAGACCTGCGTGCCGATGGCGGGCCGGTCGGTCCACCTCACCCGGTGGCCGACCTGCCCGCAGCCGTCGCCGCGCGCGAGGCCGCCGACCAGCCCCGCTGGGTCTGGACCGCCACCGCCGACGTCTACCCGGCGCTGCTGCGCGCCGGCGTCCGGGTCGCGCGCTGCCACGACCTGGAGCTGACCGAGGCCCTGCTGCTCGGCCACGCCGGTCGCTGGGGCGAGCCACGGGGGCTCGCCGCGGCGACCGCCCGGCTGCGCGGGCTCCCGGTCCCGCCGGATCGGCCCCGCCCCGAGGCCGAGCCGCCCGGTTTCGCCCAGGCCGCCCTCTTCGACGCGGTCCCGCCGCCCCTCCCGGCCTCCGCCGGGGATCTCCTTGCGGTCTACGCCGACCAGCAGCGCCGCCTCGCCGCGACCGAGCACCCCGGCCGGTTCCGGATGCTGGTGGCCGCCGAGTCGGCCGGCGCCCTGATCGCCGCCGAGATGGGCCACACCGGCCTGCCGTGGCGCGCCGACGTGCACGACGAGCTGCTGCGCGAGCTGCTCGGCCCGCCACAGCCGGTGGGTCCGCCGCGCCGCCTGGTCGAGCTGACCGCGGAGATCAACGCGGCGTTCGGCACCCACGGGCTGCACCCCGACCTGCCGGCCGAGGTGGTCCGCGCGTTCGCCCGGGCCGGCATCCAGATCCCGAACACGCGACGCTGGGTGCTCCGCCAGGTCGACCATCCGGCGGTCGCCCCGCTGCTCCAGTTCAAGGAGCTCTACCGGATCTGGACCGCGCACGGGTGGAACTGGCTCGACGCCTGGGTGCGCGACGGCCGCTTCCACCCGGAATATGTCGCCGGTGGCGTCGTCTCCGGCCGCTGGGGCGCCCGCGGCGGCGGCGCCCTCCAGGTGCCCAAGGTGATCCGCCGGGCGGTGCTCGCCGACCCGGGCTGGCGCCTCGTCGTCGCCGACGCCGGGCAGCTGGAGCCCCGGGTCATGGCCGCGGTCTCCGGCGACACCAAGCTGGCCCGCGCCGCCGCCGAGGGCGACCTCTACGCCGCGCTCGCCGCCGACTCGTTCGACGGCGACCGGGCCAAGGCCAAGATCGCCCTGATCGGCGCGATGTACGGGCAGACCGGCGGCGACGCGATCCCCGCCCTGGCCGCCCTGCGCCGGCACTATCCGACCGCGTTCGACTACGTCGAGCAGGCCGCCCGCACCGGCGAGACCGGCGGGCTGGTCCGCTCCTGGCTCGGCCGGACCTGCCCGCCCGCCGCCGGCGCGCAGCGTGACGCCGGCCTGGATCCACCCGATGAGGTGGCGCCACCACCCGGTCGGGCGAGGGGACGATTCACCCGTAACTTCGTGATTCAGGCGACCGCCGCCGAGTGGGCGCTCGTCCTGCTGGCCACCCTGCGCACCGCCCTGGCCGGGACGAAAGCCGAGCTGGTCTTCTTCGTGCACGACGAGGTGGTCGTGCACTGCCCCGCCGACCAGGCCGAACAGGTCGCCGAGGCGGTCCGGGAGTGTGCCGCGCGGGCCGGGCGGATGCTGTTCGGCGACACCGCGGTGCGATTCCCCCTCGACGTCTCAGTGGTTGGTTGCTACGCGGACGCCAAGTGA